GGAGAGCGGCAGCAGGGCGCCGTGGGCGTCCCAAACCTCCGGCCTGACCAGGAGCAGGTCGCGGGGGTCCTCGCGCGCGGTCACGGCGGCGATGCGCGCCCCCGGCGCGCTCTCGCTCGGCAGGTCCTTGAGCGAATGCACCGCCAGGTCGGCGCGACCCTCCAGGACCGCGTCCTGCACCGCCTTGGTAAAGAAGCCCTGGCCCGTCATCCGGCTGAAGGCGACCTGCTCGAGGTCACCCTGCGTCTCGACGATAACGAGTTCTACGGCCGCGCCCGAAGCCTCAAGCCGGCCCTTGACCCAGTTGGCCTGCCACAGCGCCAGGTCGCTGCCGCGCGTGGCGATTTTTACTCTAGACACCTTTACTCTAGGCACAACACACTCCCAAAGGCCGAAGGGTCATGCCCACGGCTGCTCCAAGCTCGGCTTTCAAGCCT
This genomic stretch from Deinococcota bacterium harbors:
- a CDS encoding hydroxymethylbilane synthase, whose product is MSRVKIATRGSDLALWQANWVKGRLEASGAAVELVIVETQGDLEQVAFSRMTGQGFFTKAVQDAVLEGRADLAVHSLKDLPSESAPGARIAAVTAREDPRDLLLVRPEVWDAHGALLPLS